One genomic segment of Desulfomicrobium sp. ZS1 includes these proteins:
- the mtnA gene encoding S-methyl-5-thioribose-1-phosphate isomerase yields the protein MEDHIQFDADACALLLLDQRKLPLVEETYPCRTVEDVIYALQTMVVRGAPAIGVSAAYGCRIALKQAMAAGAYWRNELERLLSMLAQARPTAVNLAWAVGVMREAGAGIQDPRELGEVWSALAMKLHAEDIAMNKAMGRFGGALLADGDTVMTHCNAGALATAGYGTALGVIRGAVDMGKKISVIANETRPFLQGARLTAYELHKDSIPVTVACDNACSLLMKRGLVHKVVVGADRIVANGDVANKIGTSGVAILARYYGIPFYVAAPSSTFDLATPDGSLIPIEDRTPLEVTHVGSTQITPDGVPVFNFAFDVTDHSLITGIITERGVLSPPYTSSIAEIIGQDPRL from the coding sequence ATGGAAGATCACATTCAGTTTGATGCCGATGCCTGCGCCCTCCTACTCCTTGACCAGCGCAAACTGCCCCTGGTGGAAGAGACTTATCCCTGCCGCACGGTGGAGGACGTCATCTACGCCCTGCAGACCATGGTCGTGCGCGGGGCGCCTGCCATTGGCGTCAGTGCCGCTTACGGTTGCCGCATAGCGCTGAAGCAGGCCATGGCGGCGGGGGCGTATTGGCGTAATGAGCTTGAGCGCCTGCTTTCCATGCTGGCCCAGGCCCGGCCCACGGCGGTCAATCTGGCCTGGGCCGTGGGCGTGATGCGCGAGGCCGGAGCAGGCATCCAGGACCCGCGCGAACTGGGCGAGGTCTGGTCGGCTCTGGCCATGAAGCTCCACGCCGAGGACATCGCCATGAACAAGGCCATGGGCCGTTTCGGCGGGGCTTTGCTGGCCGACGGCGACACGGTCATGACCCACTGCAACGCCGGGGCCCTGGCCACGGCCGGGTACGGCACGGCCCTGGGCGTGATCCGGGGCGCGGTGGACATGGGCAAGAAAATTTCCGTCATCGCCAACGAGACCCGGCCCTTTCTGCAGGGCGCGCGTTTGACCGCCTATGAACTGCACAAGGATTCCATCCCCGTCACCGTGGCCTGCGACAACGCCTGTTCGCTGCTCATGAAACGCGGGCTGGTACACAAGGTCGTGGTCGGGGCGGATCGCATCGTCGCTAATGGCGACGTGGCCAACAAGATCGGCACCTCTGGCGTGGCTATCCTGGCCCGGTATTACGGCATTCCTTTCTACGTGGCCGCGCCCAGCTCCACCTTCGATCTGGCCACGCCCGACGGCAGTCTCATCCCCATCGAGGATCGCACGCCCCTGGAAGTGACCCATGTGGGAAGTACGCAGATAACCCCCGACGGAGTCCCGGTTTTCAATTTTGCATTCGATGTCACGGATCAT
- a CDS encoding peptidylprolyl isomerase — translation MAKARARHILVATEEVCQALKKKITEEGGDFAEIARNYSQCPSGKRGGDLGTFGPGQMVAEFDQVCFNEAVGVVHGPVKTQFGFHLVEVTERS, via the coding sequence ATGGCCAAAGCACGTGCCCGTCACATTCTGGTGGCAACCGAAGAGGTTTGCCAGGCTCTGAAAAAGAAGATCACCGAAGAGGGCGGAGATTTCGCCGAGATCGCCCGCAATTATTCACAGTGCCCGTCCGGCAAGCGCGGCGGAGATCTGGGCACATTCGGTCCCGGTCAGATGGTGGCAGAATTCGACCAGGTTTGCTTCAACGAGGCCGTCGGCGTCGTGCACGGACCGGTCAAGACTCAGTTCGGCTTTCACCTGGTGGAAGTGACCGAGCGCTCCTAA
- a CDS encoding thiamine pyrophosphate-dependent enzyme produces MIDIKTYGEFKTSWCPGCGNHDVLVAVKEALADQGILPHQFVMVSGIGQAAKIVHYLKCNGFNGLHGRALSPAQAIKLAHPEMTVLVESGDGCTYGEGGNHFLAAIRRNVNITLIVHDNQIYGLTKGQSSPTTMTGHVTKNNPLGVVDQPFNPVAVAVAMRAGFVARTFSGFHEHAVQTIVQAMRHPGFALVDMHSPCISFNKVNTFAWYKARCKEVSHDPKDWATAMTVAQTFGEEIPIGVLFREERPSKDTMLPQCADGALYRKAVDMAAVKRCMLAYA; encoded by the coding sequence ATGATCGACATCAAGACCTACGGCGAATTCAAGACCAGCTGGTGTCCCGGCTGCGGCAATCATGACGTGCTCGTGGCCGTCAAGGAAGCCTTGGCCGATCAGGGCATTTTGCCGCATCAGTTCGTGATGGTCTCCGGCATCGGCCAGGCGGCCAAGATCGTGCATTATCTCAAATGTAACGGTTTCAACGGGCTGCACGGACGGGCCCTGTCTCCGGCCCAGGCCATCAAGCTGGCCCATCCGGAGATGACCGTGCTGGTGGAGTCGGGTGACGGCTGCACCTACGGCGAGGGCGGCAACCATTTCCTGGCCGCCATCCGCCGCAACGTGAACATCACCCTCATCGTGCATGACAATCAGATCTACGGCCTGACCAAGGGGCAATCGAGCCCCACGACCATGACCGGGCATGTGACCAAGAACAACCCTCTCGGGGTGGTCGATCAGCCCTTCAATCCGGTGGCCGTGGCCGTGGCCATGCGCGCCGGTTTCGTGGCCCGGACCTTCTCGGGGTTTCATGAGCATGCCGTGCAGACCATCGTGCAGGCCATGCGGCATCCCGGCTTCGCCCTGGTGGACATGCACTCGCCCTGCATTTCGTTCAACAAGGTCAACACCTTTGCCTGGTACAAGGCCAGGTGCAAGGAAGTGAGCCATGATCCCAAGGATTGGGCCACCGCCATGACCGTGGCCCAGACTTTCGGTGAGGAAATTCCCATCGGCGTGCTGTTTCGCGAGGAGCGGCCTTCCAAGGACACGATGCTTCCGCAGTGCGCAGACGGCGCTCTGTATCGCAAGGCGGTGGACATGGCGGCCGTGAAGCGGTGCATGCTCGCCTATGCCTGA
- a CDS encoding 2-oxoacid:acceptor oxidoreductase subunit alpha, which produces MPRNRRAWATKELSVHKELHLIMGGEAGQGLDTVSGLLGKAVVRSGRHLLAAQHVMSRVRGGHNNFRLRIGARPVQGPPDSFHLLAAMSRESVDLHKDKLKEPGIILADAAWELPVLPGMVAIPFAELASRPVFRNVALLGVLGAMLGLEASLFEEQLEEQFRAKGDEIVSSNLRVLAAAMKWAAENAPSLPLPESAGASGMLSMDGNQAVVLGALAAGVRFCGYYPMSPATSIAEGLVQAAVEMGVVVEQAEDEIAAANMALGAAYAGARSIVPTSGGGFALMTEAVSLAGVSETPVVFVVVQRPGPATGLATRTEQADLDLVLHAGHGEFPRAILAPATLEDCFYLTHKAFDLAEKSQGPVFVLSDQYLASAVRSVAPFELDGLPSVAGPDLKDSDPENYRRYNWAKPVSPRRIPGHGQSLVLVDSHEHNEAGHIIEDGGTRVRMQDKRLAKMGVLLSEVLPPEFSGDEEPDLLLVGWGSTCEVLREVTARLRASGVKAACLCFTQVWPLIPETFMPHLEAARTVVTVEGNSTAQFAGLLRKTTGFHIHDTVLRYDGRTLTAGFVMERLQPILEAL; this is translated from the coding sequence ATGCCGCGCAACCGCCGGGCATGGGCAACCAAGGAGCTATCCGTGCACAAGGAACTGCATTTGATCATGGGGGGGGAGGCCGGTCAGGGTCTGGATACCGTGTCCGGGCTGCTGGGCAAGGCCGTGGTCCGCTCGGGCAGGCATCTGCTCGCGGCCCAGCATGTCATGTCCCGGGTACGGGGCGGGCACAACAATTTTCGCCTGCGCATCGGCGCGCGCCCCGTGCAGGGGCCTCCGGACAGCTTTCACCTGCTGGCGGCCATGAGCCGGGAGAGCGTGGACCTGCACAAGGACAAGCTCAAGGAGCCGGGCATCATCCTGGCCGACGCGGCTTGGGAACTGCCTGTCCTGCCCGGCATGGTGGCCATTCCCTTTGCCGAGCTCGCCTCGCGTCCTGTTTTCCGCAACGTGGCCCTGCTGGGCGTGCTCGGGGCCATGCTGGGCCTTGAGGCGTCCCTGTTCGAAGAGCAGCTTGAGGAGCAGTTCCGGGCCAAGGGGGATGAGATCGTGTCCAGCAACCTGCGCGTGCTGGCAGCCGCCATGAAATGGGCCGCCGAAAACGCGCCGAGCCTGCCCCTGCCCGAAAGCGCGGGCGCATCCGGGATGCTGAGCATGGACGGCAACCAGGCCGTCGTGCTCGGAGCGCTGGCGGCCGGAGTGCGTTTTTGCGGCTACTATCCCATGTCTCCGGCGACCTCCATCGCTGAAGGGTTGGTGCAGGCGGCTGTTGAAATGGGTGTCGTGGTGGAGCAGGCTGAGGACGAGATCGCGGCCGCGAACATGGCCCTGGGCGCGGCCTATGCCGGAGCGCGGAGCATCGTGCCCACCTCGGGCGGCGGCTTTGCCCTGATGACCGAGGCCGTCAGCCTGGCCGGAGTCTCGGAGACGCCCGTGGTCTTTGTCGTGGTGCAGCGCCCCGGTCCGGCCACGGGTCTGGCCACGCGCACGGAGCAGGCCGATCTGGACCTGGTGCTCCATGCCGGGCATGGCGAATTCCCACGCGCCATCCTCGCCCCGGCCACGCTTGAGGATTGCTTTTATCTGACCCACAAGGCCTTCGACCTGGCCGAAAAAAGCCAGGGCCCGGTGTTCGTGCTCTCGGACCAGTATCTGGCCAGCGCGGTGCGCTCCGTGGCTCCCTTTGAACTGGACGGCCTGCCGTCGGTCGCCGGTCCCGATCTTAAAGACTCCGATCCCGAAAACTACCGCCGTTACAACTGGGCCAAGCCCGTTTCGCCCCGGCGCATTCCCGGGCATGGGCAGAGCCTGGTGCTGGTTGACTCCCACGAGCACAACGAAGCCGGACACATCATCGAGGACGGGGGCACCCGCGTGCGTATGCAGGACAAGCGCCTGGCCAAGATGGGCGTGCTGCTTTCCGAAGTGCTGCCGCCGGAGTTTTCGGGCGACGAAGAGCCGGACCTGCTGCTGGTCGGCTGGGGGTCCACCTGCGAGGTCTTGCGCGAAGTGACCGCACGTCTGCGTGCAAGCGGGGTCAAGGCCGCCTGCCTGTGCTTCACTCAGGTCTGGCCTCTGATTCCCGAAACGTTCATGCCGCATCTTGAAGCGGCACGGACAGTCGTGACGGTGGAAGGGAACAGCACCGCCCAGTTCGCGGGCCTGCTGCGTAAGACCACCGGTTTTCACATTCACGACACCGTTCTGCGCTATGACGGCCGGACCCTGACGGCCGGGTTCGTCATGGAGCGGCTGCAGCCCATCCTGGAGGCTTTATGA
- a CDS encoding hydantoinase/oxoprolinase family protein, whose translation MSISHCVIGIDTGGTYTDAIVLDRLSGRVLAGVKTPTTAHDPALGIGRSLEKALLASGVPPRSVELVTVSTTLATNALVEDKGAEVGLFVIGHDKRLRIPVADMRFIPGGHKARGIESEPLGMNFLLDGIAAMKGRVDAYAVCAMLAFEDPTHELVAAKAIELIDPQPIFCSHQASTRPGMEERAATAVLNARLLPVMQDFMRSIARSMERLGLSCPVRIVRGDCRSMDLREAERNSSATVASGPAATALFGAHAAKDETALIVDVGGTTTDITLIREGRPVVREEGMTIGSWRTHVQAVEMYTVGLGGDSLARIDSGMLSLGPARVVPLSQAHLYLDGAALEAVTNPQTWLGADLCAQCVQLAPGIPPGEDRIQKWLAENGPATPARLRRELRLAESSLEKALVRLQAARRVITCGFTPTDALHVLERLDLGDRIPAQRGAQVLAALLELTPETFCAQVLEKAYSTIATTILCALGNREVGPALAQFLHQTEPSALLDITVRVRPRIIGIGAAAPFLLPDVATRLGTEVAFPEHYEVGNALGAALMDTITKE comes from the coding sequence ATGTCCATATCACACTGCGTCATCGGCATCGACACCGGCGGCACCTACACCGACGCCATCGTGCTCGACCGCCTGTCGGGACGAGTCCTGGCCGGGGTCAAGACCCCGACCACGGCCCACGATCCGGCCCTCGGCATCGGGCGCAGCCTGGAAAAAGCCCTTCTCGCCTCCGGCGTGCCGCCACGCAGCGTGGAACTCGTGACCGTGTCCACCACCCTGGCCACCAACGCCCTGGTGGAAGACAAGGGCGCGGAGGTCGGGCTCTTCGTCATCGGCCACGACAAGCGCCTGCGCATCCCCGTGGCGGACATGCGCTTCATCCCCGGCGGCCACAAGGCCAGAGGGATCGAATCCGAGCCCCTGGGCATGAATTTCCTGCTGGACGGCATAGCCGCCATGAAAGGCCGCGTGGACGCTTACGCCGTCTGCGCCATGCTGGCCTTCGAAGACCCGACCCACGAGCTGGTCGCGGCCAAAGCCATCGAACTCATCGACCCCCAGCCCATATTTTGTTCGCATCAGGCCAGTACCCGGCCCGGCATGGAGGAACGCGCCGCCACGGCGGTGCTGAACGCCCGCCTCTTGCCCGTGATGCAGGATTTCATGCGCAGCATCGCCCGCTCCATGGAACGCCTGGGCCTGTCCTGCCCGGTGCGCATCGTGCGCGGAGACTGCCGCAGCATGGACCTGCGGGAGGCCGAGCGCAATTCCTCGGCCACCGTGGCCAGCGGCCCGGCGGCCACGGCCCTGTTCGGTGCCCATGCCGCCAAAGACGAGACCGCGCTGATCGTGGACGTCGGCGGCACCACCACGGACATCACCCTGATCCGGGAGGGGCGTCCCGTGGTGCGCGAAGAGGGCATGACCATCGGCTCCTGGCGCACCCACGTGCAGGCCGTGGAAATGTACACCGTGGGGCTGGGCGGCGACAGCCTGGCCCGCATCGACAGCGGCATGCTGTCCCTGGGCCCGGCCCGGGTCGTGCCCCTGTCCCAGGCCCATCTGTACCTTGACGGCGCTGCGCTTGAGGCCGTGACCAATCCCCAGACCTGGCTCGGCGCGGACCTTTGCGCCCAATGCGTGCAACTGGCGCCCGGAATCCCCCCCGGAGAAGACCGCATCCAGAAATGGCTCGCCGAAAACGGCCCGGCCACGCCCGCGCGGCTGCGACGGGAACTGAGGCTGGCCGAATCAAGCCTCGAAAAGGCCCTCGTGCGGCTCCAAGCCGCGCGGCGCGTCATCACCTGCGGCTTCACGCCCACCGACGCCCTGCACGTCCTTGAACGCCTGGACCTGGGCGACAGAATCCCCGCGCAACGCGGCGCGCAGGTGCTGGCGGCGCTTCTGGAACTGACCCCGGAGACATTCTGCGCCCAGGTGCTGGAAAAGGCCTATTCCACCATCGCCACAACCATCCTCTGCGCTCTCGGCAACCGCGAAGTCGGCCCGGCGTTGGCGCAATTTCTCCATCAGACCGAGCCCAGCGCCCTGCTCGACATCACAGTCCGGGTACGGCCCCGCATCATCGGCATCGGCGCAGCCGCTCCGTTTCTGCTGCCGGATGTGGCCACGCGCCTGGGCACCGAGGTAGCCTTTCCGGAACATTACGAAGTCGGCAACGCCCTGGGCGCGGCCCTCATGGACACCATCACCAAGGAGTGA
- a CDS encoding DMT family transporter, whose amino-acid sequence MTSAPFAGEIAALAAAFIWAVATMIYARTGNQSPALFLNLVKGTIAVAMLSLTVLILGETCPDLTVSQWLWLAGSGIVGISIGDSAYFSAIKRVGPSQTLLVESLAPPLTGVLALCFLHEAIGFWAWAGIFLTMSGILWVVTEHQPQQKSLNLPGLGFAALAALCQATGMVMSRQVMVTSGITPLWAALIRLAAASLVLWTVLPLLKPEVVLRRACWRSIGTARNGWTFFTLAVFLGTFLGIWLQQAALKLTGAAIAQTLISVSPLFALGLAVLFGHKVSRRSVIGALVTLAGVALFFR is encoded by the coding sequence ATGACCAGCGCTCCCTTTGCCGGGGAAATCGCCGCCCTCGCGGCGGCCTTCATCTGGGCCGTGGCCACCATGATCTACGCCCGCACCGGCAACCAGTCACCGGCCCTGTTCCTGAACCTGGTCAAGGGCACCATCGCCGTGGCCATGCTCAGCCTAACCGTCCTCATTCTGGGCGAGACATGCCCGGACCTGACCGTCTCGCAGTGGCTGTGGCTGGCAGGCAGCGGCATTGTCGGCATCAGCATTGGCGACAGCGCCTATTTCTCGGCCATCAAGCGAGTCGGCCCCAGCCAGACACTCCTGGTCGAATCCCTGGCCCCGCCGCTAACCGGCGTCCTGGCCCTGTGCTTTCTGCACGAGGCCATCGGGTTCTGGGCTTGGGCGGGCATCTTCTTGACCATGAGCGGCATCCTCTGGGTGGTCACGGAGCATCAGCCGCAACAAAAAAGCCTGAATTTGCCGGGCCTCGGCTTCGCCGCCTTGGCCGCCCTGTGCCAGGCCACAGGCATGGTCATGTCCCGGCAGGTCATGGTCACCAGCGGAATCACTCCCCTGTGGGCCGCCCTCATCCGCCTGGCCGCGGCCAGTCTGGTGCTGTGGACCGTGCTGCCTCTGCTGAAGCCCGAAGTCGTGCTGCGCCGGGCCTGCTGGAGATCCATCGGCACGGCCCGAAACGGATGGACGTTCTTCACCCTGGCCGTCTTTCTGGGCACGTTCCTGGGCATCTGGCTGCAACAGGCAGCCCTGAAGCTGACCGGCGCAGCCATCGCCCAGACCCTGATCTCGGTCAGCCCCCTCTTCGCCCTCGGCCTGGCCGTCCTGTTCGGGCACAAGGTCTCTCGGCGCAGCGTCATCGGCGCCCTGGTCACCCTGGCCGGAGTGGCCCTCTTTTTCCGCTGA
- the zwf gene encoding glucose-6-phosphate dehydrogenase, with translation MTPSCPTPTQAAPVNLVIFGATGDLAMRKIYPALASLCKNGLLSHDSYILAVGRKDLDTPQYVRLMGEKLGGSIPESCMADLVPRVRYLRLDPDASESGYTLSLAMGELGDRKPKNRLFYLAVPPAAYIPLATMLGEADLGREEEGESVRIVVEKPFGRDLPTAQELDTVLHRYFKERQIFRIDHYMAKETVQNVLLLRFANALFEPVWNRRYIDHIRITAAETLGIGHRADFYDQAGVLRDMFQNHMMMLLSLCAMEPPSMFEAELVRDERSKVFRALRPLDLERLDEQLILGQYGPGMSDGQSVPGYLQEPGIPPDSTTPTFAWLKVYLDNWRWQGVPFHLCSGKRLEAKHTEITVQFKSVPVSMFRKTQGAIIPPNRLVIGIHPQEVVGLEVQTKGQGSTLCLQGQSMEFSYGAGTGPGRLDDYAKVLLDCITGDQTLFWRQDAVELCWGFLTPILDRCDCPDSELTLHTYPAGGPGPKAAQRAGS, from the coding sequence ATGACACCTTCCTGCCCCACCCCGACCCAGGCCGCGCCGGTCAACCTTGTCATATTCGGCGCCACCGGAGACCTGGCCATGCGCAAGATCTACCCGGCCCTGGCCTCCCTGTGCAAAAACGGCCTGCTCAGTCATGACTCATATATTCTGGCCGTGGGGCGAAAGGATTTGGACACGCCGCAGTATGTGCGTCTTATGGGCGAAAAACTGGGTGGATCCATCCCCGAATCCTGCATGGCTGATCTGGTCCCGCGCGTCCGCTACCTGCGCCTGGATCCCGACGCCTCGGAATCCGGCTACACATTGAGTCTGGCTATGGGCGAACTCGGCGACAGGAAGCCAAAAAACCGGCTTTTCTATCTGGCCGTGCCCCCGGCCGCCTACATCCCCCTGGCCACCATGCTCGGCGAGGCCGACTTGGGCAGGGAGGAAGAAGGCGAAAGCGTGCGCATTGTCGTGGAAAAACCCTTTGGCCGCGACCTGCCCACGGCGCAGGAACTGGACACGGTCCTGCACCGCTATTTCAAGGAACGCCAGATTTTCCGCATCGACCACTACATGGCCAAGGAAACGGTGCAGAACGTGCTGCTGCTGCGCTTCGCCAACGCCCTCTTCGAGCCGGTCTGGAACCGCCGCTACATCGACCACATCCGCATCACCGCCGCCGAAACCCTGGGCATCGGCCACCGCGCCGACTTCTACGATCAGGCCGGGGTGCTCCGGGACATGTTCCAGAACCACATGATGATGCTGCTTTCGCTCTGCGCCATGGAGCCGCCGTCCATGTTCGAGGCCGAACTGGTCCGCGACGAACGCTCCAAGGTCTTCCGGGCCCTGCGTCCGCTTGATCTGGAGCGCCTGGACGAACAGCTCATCCTCGGGCAGTACGGACCGGGCATGTCGGATGGCCAGTCCGTGCCCGGCTACCTGCAGGAACCGGGAATCCCCCCGGATTCGACCACGCCGACCTTTGCCTGGCTCAAGGTCTATCTGGACAACTGGCGCTGGCAGGGCGTGCCGTTCCATCTCTGCTCGGGCAAACGCCTGGAGGCCAAGCACACCGAGATCACCGTGCAGTTCAAGAGCGTACCCGTATCCATGTTCCGCAAGACCCAAGGCGCGATCATCCCTCCCAATCGGCTGGTCATCGGCATCCACCCGCAGGAGGTGGTCGGCCTGGAGGTCCAGACCAAGGGCCAAGGCTCCACGCTCTGCCTGCAGGGGCAATCCATGGAGTTCTCCTACGGCGCGGGCACGGGCCCTGGCCGTCTGGACGACTACGCCAAGGTTCTGCTGGACTGCATCACCGGCGACCAGACCCTTTTTTGGCGGCAGGACGCCGTGGAGCTGTGCTGGGGCTTCCTGACCCCCATCCTGGACCGCTGCGACTGTCCGGACAGCGAATTGACCCTGCACACCTACCCCGCGGGCGGCCCCGGTCCCAAGGCCGCGCAACGGGCCGGATCATGA